A window from Chitinophaga filiformis encodes these proteins:
- a CDS encoding lasso peptide biosynthesis B2 protein, whose amino-acid sequence MRKKISSLLLFAEAWICIAIARCMLVFMPFRKIAPLLGKSVTAASTSHIRTTRRPKRIKAAIRRAAACSPWRAKCFEQALAGKIMLSYRRMPGIVFFGINKVGDDLQAHAWLESEGVIITGGKEADQFTIIARFKS is encoded by the coding sequence ATGAGAAAGAAAATTTCATCGCTGCTGCTCTTTGCTGAGGCATGGATCTGTATTGCCATTGCCCGTTGCATGCTCGTTTTTATGCCCTTCAGAAAAATAGCGCCCCTGCTGGGTAAAAGTGTGACCGCCGCCAGCACCTCCCATATAAGAACAACACGCCGTCCCAAGCGGATAAAGGCCGCCATCAGAAGGGCCGCGGCCTGCTCGCCATGGCGTGCAAAATGCTTTGAACAGGCACTGGCAGGCAAGATCATGCTTAGTTACAGGAGGATGCCGGGCATTGTTTTCTTCGGCATCAATAAGGTAGGCGATGACCTGCAGGCACACGCCTGGCTGGAAAGTGAAGGTGTGATCATCACCGGCGGAAAAGAGGCTGATCAATTTACTATCATCGCACGTTTCAAAAGCTGA